The genomic window ATTTGATGATAACATACCTGCCCGAGCTTTCGATAACTTCCAggtaagcttctttttttcatatcATGACATTGAAGattgcttcttttcttcagTTTGGAACCATTTTTCTAACatgtttgctctgtttctagTTTGTGAACTTCACAGAGATCATGTCAAAGAACAAAGACCAGTCTCGGAAGGAGACAGAGTTTGCGCTGTCTGCTCTCATGGAGATCCCTCCACAGTACAAAGCAACGATAGAGCTTAACCTTTTAGGGTAAGGGACCCAAATCAAAACTCTGATAGGTGTAGCTGCGAGAAACTGCTATATTGTTAAACAAAATGCTCACCTTTCTCTTTCCCTTACATTTTTGCAGGGTAAGAAATGGAAATATCCCACAGAGAATCCCACTTCCGCCACCGGTGCAGAGTGGATCATCATTCTCTAGTTCCCGGATACCGAATTTTGAACCGAGTGTACCTCCTTATCCATTTGAGAGCAAGCAAATGAGTAGTGCAGACGATATTCAGGTAATTAGTAGAAACTTAGGAATCTGTTTGAAATGTTAAGTGAAATAAGAGCTTTGgaactttttgttgttaaactCGTTTGTGTTATTTTCCCCTTGAACAGCTATGTCCGATATGTCTGAGCAACCCGAAAAACATGGCGTTTGGTTGTGGCCATCAGACTTGTTGTGAATGCGGACCAGATCTTAAAGTGTGTCCTATTTGTCGTGCGCCGATCCAGACCAGAATCAAGCTTTACTAACAACACCATTGACATGCAGCTTTGACCAGCCCAAATCCCATTTCTTCCAGAGATTTTCAGATCTTTCTGTAGAAAATTAAAgtgttcttttgttctttgattgAATTCCTAAACTTTATCTTGTTCATAAAATTTCTTTGATTGGATTGTAAGAATTATGTATTTGTCTGTTggctttctttgatttttcaagaTTCGATTAAACCAAAGTTGATTGCTTAAAcactttaattttgatttgttttgtcgACATAAGCAATGAGAAATAAATGGATGAATAGCCCAATAGAAGCCCATTAGCCTGAAATTGGGCTACAAGCAAACATACCAAATAAATAGTAGGGAAGAGCAGAAATAATCACACCACTCATCAGTTATCCATTCCTTTctttttacataaattttgtCACTTTTTCTACAAACGATTCTTCGCTTCTGTGAAATTTGATAAAGcgaaagtttttttcttatggatTCTCTTCGATTCAACCTCCAACAATCTCCATTTCAATTGAAACCTAGAATTCTCCGACCAAGAATCACCAACATATCAAACCGAATCGATGAAACCGATCCTCGACCATCATCCTCGGCCGGTAGGATCCAAAGGTTAGTACTTAACAACGAAGGTCGGACCAAACTAAACGCCGATCCTGACCGTGAATTCTATTCATATCCACGGTTCGTGAACCACGTAGATGATAGTTTCATATCCTCCTTAACCGAACTATACAGAAACCGGTTGAGACCCGGTTCGACTGTACTTGACTTGATGAGCTCATGGGTCAGCCATCTTCCAGAAGAAGTGAAGTACGAGAAAGTAGTAGGGCATGGTCTTAACGCACAGGAGCTTGCTCGTAACCCTAGACTCGATTACTTCTTCGTCAAGGATCTTAATGAAGATCAGAAGTTCGAGTTCGAAGACAAGTATTTCGACGCtgttttgtgttctgttgGTGTACAGTATCTACAACAACCCGAAAAGGTACGTTACCGTAAACCAAAACCGATTTCGGTTATGTCAAGAAGATTCCTAAACCGGgtctttattatataaaccGCAGGTGTTTGCAGAAGTGTATAGAGTGTTGAAACCGGGAGGAGTGTTGATAGTGAGTTTTAGCAACCGGATGTTTTATGAGAAAGCAATTAGGGTTTGGCGTGATGGAACCGAATACAGTCGGATCCAATTGGTGGTTCAGTACTTTCAGTCTATTGAAGGGTTTACTCAGCCGGAGATCATCCGGCAACAGCCTGGAGCTCAGATATCGGTTTTGACTCGGCTTATGGGTTTTATCGGTTTAGCTTCTACGCCCGATCCTTTTAATGCTGTCATTGcttataaaaatttcaaacctATTTATGAGTAACACgcacataaaaaaaagtgtataagAATTGGATGGGaagtttttgaagaaaaggaaaaaacctCTCAACCAAGTCCAGCTGGAGAAACTTacaatacaaatttttaaaaagtggaGAATGAAATTACAGATTTCAATCAAATTGGAAGAACCTGTATTACACAAGAAATAATTGACAGAAAGATTACACACtttggaaaatataattaatatatagttttcaattAGCATGCATTGTATGTGATTCGTTTTGTTCGAAGATTCATGGACAATATCCAAGCAAGGTAGCCTTGTCCCTCTTCAAACGAGTATCACGAGTTGCTTACTTTATGGTTTAGATTCTATAATaacagtatatatattagaagGAAGtcttttatattaaaacaaaaatccattGTATATGTACACTATCTATGTTCCATGCATGTGTCTTCTTAAATAGCTATGAAGTCCCTTATTTTACTATGTACATACTAAATTTAGTTATGTTTATCAGGATAACTCGTTGTACCATCAGTATATAaactttgaaatattaaatgtttCTCACTACTAGTATTAGACTGTTGCAGTTGCGTTAGAGACGTTTCATATTTAGAAATAATATTATCCAAGACCTGAAATTCttattattatgaaaattatgaaatatcGATAAGGGAAAAACTGTATGGAAGTGTAAAAGACACCAAAACAGATATTGAACCAAAGGTGAAGCAAAGAAGTTGATTCAAAGTTGCCACTTTATTTAACCTTTTGCACcagtatatatacacacacatggATACTAACCCAATCATTCATCACAACACATCAGATCCTTCACCATATATTTCTCTCAACCTCGCCAATATGGCCCAACGCTTTCAATTGAACTCACAAACCCTCCCAACGGCCGACCCTCTCAAAAGGGTCTCCCTTATTCCAAGATCCGCCGAGCAGAGGCTGGCTGATAACGCAGGCGAGAGGCGTCCTTTAGCACCGAGATCTCACGAAGACAACCCCTTTGGGGGTCATACTGATGATCACCATGTTGCTGCTCCTGCGGACCATAATAAGGTGATGGATCATAATAGCGAGAATCTCGGTTCCATTGTCCCTAAGACTGCACATTACCCTCATCCATCTGAGGAAATCCTTGATGCTAATATCCGACATTCGATGGTTCCGAAATCATTGGGTCCCAATTCGCTCGGTGGAAGATTTGGTCCGGGAAAGAAACAAGCTTTCCATAGAAATGGCAGACCCATGTTTTCACTTTCTGATGACCGAGTCATGGCTGATAGAGTCTTGAAGACTCACAGTCCAGACATGATCTTCTTTGATGTCACATCACTTCTCTCCGTTGTTAATGACATCTTCAAGTCTCATGTCCCATCCATTGACTCCTCTGCTCCTAAGGTTTAGTTTACTTGTGCAACAATTAATCCCCATTTCAAATACTGATTTTTACAAGcgtattaaatttaaaactttttgcaGCCATCACTCGTCTTCAAGGACTACGCTGATCATACCTCCTTTGAAACTTTTGCGGATCTCATTGATCAAATCTCTTGCGAGGTATATATGaagctttcttgttttaagtAACGTTTGAGTCAGTATCTAAGTATCAATGTCTCTGACACAGATCGACTGCAAGTGTCTCCATGGCGGTGAGTCTCACGGTATGATGACATCAGGGCTTCATTTGGATAGTCGCAACACGACGACGTTCTCTGTTCTGTCTTTGGTCTCCAAATACCGTTGGGATGCTAAGCTAGTCCTTGTCCTATCTGCTTTGGCCGTGAAATACGGCGTTTTTCTCCTCCTCGCGGAGACACACGCAACAAATCAGCTCACAAAATCTCTGGCTCTCATCAAACAGCTCCCTAGCATCTTCTCCCGGCAGAACGCTCTACACCAGCGTCTCGACAAGACCCGAATTCTGATGCAAGACATGGTTGATCTCACCACTACCATCATCGATATCTATCAACTCCCGCCAAACCACATCACAGCCGCGTTTACCGACCATATCCCCACTGCGGTTTACTGGATTGTTCGCTGTGTTTTGATATGTGTTTCTCACATCAGTGGCGCCAGTGGTTTCAAGCAGGAGtaagttgtttttctttctgatttctagggtttcaagTAGGAGTAAGTTGAGTATGTGCTTCTCATCTATGTTTTCAGTCAAATCATGTCGTTTATGGAAGTTTCGGAGATACATGAGAATAGCGAAAGGCTTAGGAAGATCAATGCTTACTTGTTAGAACAATTCAAGAAGAGTAAAATGACCATCGGTAactacgacgtcgttttaagctctctctctgtttctatatatttaagaGTATTTTTATTCCTCTGTTCtcaagctctgttttttttactctgtTACAGAGGAAGGTATAATCGAAGAAGAGTATCAAGAACTCATCCAGACGTTCACTACTATCATTCACGTCGACGTTGTTCCTCCTCTACTTCGTCTTCTCAGACCCATTGATTTTCTTTACCACGGAGCTGGTGTTTCAAAGAGACGCGTAAAACCTCCTTATATCTCTGCATCTGTATATGTCTCTTGTCAGTGACTGATCTGTTTTCAAACATTAACCAGGTCGGGATCAACGTGCTCACCCAAAAGCACGTTCTGCTTCTGATATCAGACCTAGAAAACATCGAAAAAGAGCTCTACATCCTGGAATCGCTCTACACAGAAGCATGGCAGCAGTCATTCGAGATTCTTTGGGTTCCAGTTCAAGATTTCTGGACAGAAGCTGACGATGCCAAGTTCGAGGCCCTTCACATGAACATGAGGTGGTACGTTCTTGGAGAGCCTCGGAAATTAAGACGAGCCGCGATAAGGTTTGTGAGGGAATGGTGGGGTTTCAAGAACAGGCCTATACTCGTTGCACTTGATCCCAAAGGTCAAGTTATGTCAACCAACGCCTTTCCTATGGTCTGGATCTGGCAACCCTTTGCTCACCCTTTTACCACCGCAAGGGAACGTGATCTATGGAGCGAACAGGAGTGGAATCTTGAGTTCTTGATTGATGGCACTGATCCTCATTCCTTAAACCAGGTTTcttgattgaataaaaaaacagagtactaataaatttttctttctcttgtgttACACGTAACCTGAAAATCTGTGTgtgtttcaaatgttttttatcAGCTTGTTGATGGAAAATACATATGTCTCTACGGAGGAGAAGATATGCAATGGATCAAAAACTTCACGAGTCTCTGGCGTAATGTAGCGAAGGCCGCAAACATTCAACTTGAGATGGTTTATGTCGGGAAAAGAAACCCTAAGAATGGAATCCAGCCGATAATCAACACAATCCGGGAGGAAAATCTCAGCCATACTTTGCCGGACTTGTTCCAGATCTGGTTTTTCTGGACCAGGGTCGAGAGCATGTGGGAATCGAAGCAGAGGATGCTGAAAGCCCACGGAATCAAGGGGAGAGAAGGGtttaaagaagaggaaaaggaCCTTGTTCTGCAAGAAGTGGTTGCTATGTTAGGTTatggaggagaaggagatggaTGGGGACTGGTGAGTAAAGCATCGGACATGATGGTTCGAGCCAAAGGGAACTTGTTTTCTAGGGGTTTGGCTGAATTTAACGAATGGGAAGTCAACATCCCCACAAAGGGTTTTCTTACAGCGCTCAATGATCATCTCTTAATGCGTCTCCCACCACATCACTGCACAAGGTTCATGCTTCCTGAGACTGCTGGAATTATACCTAATGAGGTTGAGTGCACCGAGTGCCGTAGGACTATGGAAAAGTATTACTTGTACCAATGCTGCCTTGAGTAAGATCCCATAATACTGGGGAACAAGTTGATTTGGAAGCCAACAACTTGTTcctataaaaccaaataagtTTGcgtcttttttttcctccttgTTGTGAGTTTCTCTACTCttcatgttgttgttgttgttctgctCTACTAAAAGCAGAGAGTCtttgtaataaaatttgtgtgtttgagaTTTCGAAATAATAAAGGTTTATTTATCGGAAGCTTCTAGAACAATGAACTGATTGAACATTGCttctttgttgatttcttgATCCTTAAGCTCCTAGAACACTAGTGAACTAATACACAAGTAACACAAGTGACCGtgacatttttttaatgtgaCAGTAATATCTTTTGACATTTAGCcttttgaaatgaaattacTTAATGCTAGTAAAATATAGGCAAAGTAAAAGGATggatcaatcaatcaaaagatGAACAGTCTTTTGAGTCCAAATCACATATCGTAATATATCTAATAGAAAGTTAAAAGTGTTAGTCTacattattgaaaaaataaaccatGAGACTGATTGCTGTATTACAAAGGGGGAATACAACTTTAAACGACAAATCAGCGGTTCCTAGCCTGTAGTTAATGTAAAAGTTAAATCTTCCAAACCATCaaatactttttaaatattgCATATATCGGATTCGATTTCGAAGAAGCTCTTATACGTATTTCTAATGATgagatattaaaatttgttgcgtatagaaacaacaaatttaatcCTACCTATAAACGTTATGCTAAagttaatagaaaaaaaaaaaaacatgcataGAATAAACCCAAAGCATAACAatcttatttttagaaaagtgATTGTCTTTAGATAAATATATCCTTGGTTActcttttattgctttttttaGCCTTATCCAAGATATATCATTGAGCTTAAGAAATTCTTTAGTTTTACCCAAAAGAGAGCAAAGAATCTTAACTTCACACCCTTTTGTTCACTTCACTCTTGATGCTATTTTCTGAGGCATGCATGAGATAAAATCAATGTAAAGTAACTTAAAGTAAATGACAGAAGccataaattataatattctaTGGCATGAGGTGAAGTAACATAAGAATATAAGCAAAGTAGCAAACAAAATGTGTCTTATCTTTTAATGTCCTTTAGTAACATAAAAATGCGAGAATTAATTAGTAGTCCAGTGATCATCATTATGATGGAGAAAAGTGAGGAATTCGTCTCCAAACCTCccaagaaaatgacaaaaatctGTATATTTTAGGATCTAAATTTCTAGTTGGCAATGAAGTTAATATCATTAGTAGCAATATTAAAATAGTGTAGTTTTTGATCCACTTTTAGTCTTATATGAATTTGAATTCAGTAATACACACATAAAGAAAGAGTACTAGCTCTAAAGATTTACGAGTAAAACTCGCAACATTTCAGTGAACCATTTTCTTCCCATTATGATTTAGTTcttatttactatatatattcgtGTAAAGTAGGCCTATACTTTATTGTGCTAACGATATTCACGTGGACGGGAACTATATATCTCATTAAAACTTCTATAATAAGccaccaaaaaaagaaaagcaaaaaagaaacaagattatataattgatattctttgtatgtttaatttaattgttgCAGAAGCAAAGAAGTCGATTCTCAATTTCCAACCGTAACTAAGGGGGAGAAACGAGTATTTAAGGCTAACCTCACATAGCAAAACTACAAACCAATAAAGACAGCCTCTTCTTCTAACAAAAGCAAACTGAACCAAGAATGGAGTCGCTGATCAAGTCCCAGCACGCTCAGCAACTGGCGGGTCACAAGAATACGACCGGTAAA from Arabidopsis thaliana chromosome 3, partial sequence includes these protein-coding regions:
- a CDS encoding S-adenosyl-L-methionine-dependent methyltransferases superfamily protein (S-adenosyl-L-methionine-dependent methyltransferases superfamily protein; FUNCTIONS IN: methyltransferase activity; INVOLVED IN: metabolic process; LOCATED IN: cellular_component unknown; EXPRESSED IN: 21 plant structures; EXPRESSED DURING: 13 growth stages; CONTAINS InterPro DOMAIN/s: Methyltransferase type 11 (InterPro:IPR013216); BEST Arabidopsis thaliana protein match is: S-adenosyl-L-methionine-dependent methyltransferases superfamily protein (TAIR:AT4G29590.1); Has 1347 Blast hits to 1347 proteins in 403 species: Archae - 26; Bacteria - 759; Metazoa - 25; Fungi - 12; Plants - 94; Viruses - 0; Other Eukaryotes - 431 (source: NCBI BLink).), encoding MDSLRFNLQQSPFQLKPRILRPRITNISNRIDETDPRPSSSAGRIQRLVLNNEGRTKLNADPDREFYSYPRFVNHVDDSFISSLTELYRNRLRPGSTVLDLMSSWVSHLPEEVKYEKVVGHGLNAQELARNPRLDYFFVKDLNEDQKFEFEDKYFDAVLCSVGVQYLQQPEKVFAEVYRVLKPGGVLIVSFSNRMFYEKAIRVWRDGTEYSRIQLVVQYFQSIEGFTQPEIIRQQPGAQISVLTRLMGFIGLASTPDPFNAVIAYKNFKPIYE
- the SEOa gene encoding sieve element occlusion protein, with product MDTNPIIHHNTSDPSPYISLNLANMAQRFQLNSQTLPTADPLKRVSLIPRSAEQRLADNAGERRPLAPRSHEDNPFGGHTDDHHVAAPADHNKVMDHNSENLGSIVPKTAHYPHPSEEILDANIRHSMVPKSLGPNSLGGRFGPGKKQAFHRNGRPMFSLSDDRVMADRVLKTHSPDMIFFDVTSLLSVVNDIFKSHVPSIDSSAPKPSLVFKDYADHTSFETFADLIDQISCEIDCKCLHGGESHGMMTSGLHLDSRNTTTFSVLSLVSKYRWDAKLVLVLSALAVKYGVFLLLAETHATNQLTKSLALIKQLPSIFSRQNALHQRLDKTRILMQDMVDLTTTIIDIYQLPPNHITAAFTDHIPTAVYWIVRCVLICVSHISGASGFKQDQIMSFMEVSEIHENSERLRKINAYLLEQFKKSKMTIEEGIIEEEYQELIQTFTTIIHVDVVPPLLRLLRPIDFLYHGAGVSKRRVGINVLTQKHVLLLISDLENIEKELYILESLYTEAWQQSFEILWVPVQDFWTEADDAKFEALHMNMRWYVLGEPRKLRRAAIRFVREWWGFKNRPILVALDPKGQVMSTNAFPMVWIWQPFAHPFTTARERDLWSEQEWNLEFLIDGTDPHSLNQLVDGKYICLYGGEDMQWIKNFTSLWRNVAKAANIQLEMVYVGKRNPKNGIQPIINTIREENLSHTLPDLFQIWFFWTRVESMWESKQRMLKAHGIKGREGFKEEEKDLVLQEVVAMLGYGGEGDGWGLVSKASDMMVRAKGNLFSRGLAEFNEWEVNIPTKGFLTALNDHLLMRLPPHHCTRFMLPETAGIIPNEVECTECRRTMEKYYLYQCCLE
- the SEOa gene encoding sieve element occlusion protein (unknown protein; BEST Arabidopsis thaliana protein match is: unknown protein (TAIR:AT3G01680.1); Has 121 Blast hits to 111 proteins in 12 species: Archae - 0; Bacteria - 0; Metazoa - 0; Fungi - 0; Plants - 121; Viruses - 0; Other Eukaryotes - 0 (source: NCBI BLink).), translated to MAQRFQLNSQTLPTADPLKRVSLIPRSAEQRLADNAGERRPLAPRSHEDNPFGGHTDDHHVAAPADHNKVMDHNSENLGSIVPKTAHYPHPSEEILDANIRHSMVPKSLGPNSLGGRFGPGKKQAFHRNGRPMFSLSDDRVMADRVLKTHSPDMIFFDVTSLLSVVNDIFKSHVPSIDSSAPKPSLVFKDYADHTSFETFADLIDQISCEIDCKCLHGGESHGMMTSGLHLDSRNTTTFSVLSLVSKYRWDAKLVLVLSALAVKYGVFLLLAETHATNQLTKSLALIKQLPSIFSRQNALHQRLDKTRILMQDMVDLTTTIIDIYQLPPNHITAAFTDHIPTAVYWIVRCVLICVSHISGASGFKQDQIMSFMEVSEIHENSERLRKINAYLLEQFKKSKMTIEEGIIEEEYQELIQTFTTIIHVDVVPPLLRLLRPIDFLYHGAGVSKRRVGINVLTQKHVLLLISDLENIEKELYILESLYTEAWQQSFEILWVPVQDFWTEADDAKFEALHMNMRWYVLGEPRKLRRAAIRFVREWWGFKNRPILVALDPKGQVMSTNAFPMVWIWQPFAHPFTTARERDLWSEQEWNLEFLIDGTDPHSLNQLVDGKYICLYGGEDMQWIKNFTSLWRNVAKAANIQLEMVYVGKRNPKNGIQPIINTIREENLSHTLPDLFQIWFFWTRVESMWESKQRMLKAHGIKGREGFKEEEKDLVLQEVVAMLGYGGEGDGWGLVSKASDMMVRAKGNLFSRGLAEFNEWEVNIPTKGFLTALNDHLLMRLPPHHCTRFMLPETAGIIPNEVECTECRRTMEKYYLYQCCLE